One stretch of Gadus chalcogrammus isolate NIFS_2021 chromosome 14, NIFS_Gcha_1.0, whole genome shotgun sequence DNA includes these proteins:
- the loxl1 gene encoding lysyl oxidase homolog 1 isoform X2 translates to MYSLRCAAEEKCLASTAYTPETTDYDVRVLLRFPQRVKNQGTADFMPNRPRHTWEWHSCHQHYHSMDEFSHYDLLEVSTGRKVAEGHKASFCLEDTTCDFGHLKRYACTSHTQGLSPGCYDTYNADIDCQWIDITDIQPGNYILKLQVNPKYLILESDFTNNVIRCNIHYTGRFVTTTNCKIAQS, encoded by the exons ATGTACTCCCTACGCTGCGCTGCTGAGGAGAAATGTCTGGCCAG CACCGCCTACACGCCTGAGACCACGGACTACGACGTCAGGGTTCTCCTGCGCTTCCCCCAGCGGGTGAAGAACCAGGGCACGGCCGACTTCATGCCTAACAGACCTCGCCACACCTGGGAGTGGCACAGCTGCCATCA gcactACCACAGCATGGACGAGTTCAGCCACTACGACCTGCTGGAAGTGTCCACCGGCCGCAAGGTGGCCGAAGGACACAAGGCCAGCTTCTGTTTGGAAGACACCACGTGTGACTTTGGCCACCTCAAACGCTACGCCTGCACGTCCCACACTCAG GGGCTCAGTCCAGGCTGCTATGATACATACAATGCTGACATAGACTGCCAGTGGATCGATATCACAGACATACAGCCAGGAAACTACATACTCAAG CTCCAGGTTAATCCCAAGTATCTGATACTGGAGTCAGACTTCACCAACAACGTAATCCGCTGTAACATTCATTACACGGGGCGCTTCGTAACGACAACAAACTGCAAGATAGCACA GTCCTGA
- the loxl1 gene encoding lysyl oxidase homolog 1 isoform X1, with amino-acid sequence MLQIAAVCPVFLLLICTRAQAQDATETQGQTQTQTQTQNQSPGQEQPRSAGQGQGQGQGQGGSATPWRQVIRWENNGRRFSLLNSGAEYVPAGSQAQDTGPRVVLADSRQDARPRTARRPQGGNVRRQAPSRGSSETIRGQARHPFGFGQVPDNWRQTPGGAGGTGGTRFQTSTNTRFRQPSTGSSSSSSSSFSSSSYNGPPFQQYPFAQQPQQPQQPQYPGVPYDPSLMDGPVRSYEPPFQPMVPGVGYGGGGYGGGAYGGGGGGGVGGGGGGGYTGTFGGGVGGVGGQGSPIGGAGSPVGQGPFTDYEDGYRFYQPYGYAPNPAARAPPPPPQQQQPPQPPFADGLDRRYTHSLYNGETAAAVPEAPVPGGVDRTGTAAQSPVRSPQYEQFPPFGRPQPPFVQQVSPGRVSPNSAIENPGHTAGSVYRQEQRGLPDLVPDPNYVQASTYIQRAHMYSLRCAAEEKCLASTAYTPETTDYDVRVLLRFPQRVKNQGTADFMPNRPRHTWEWHSCHQHYHSMDEFSHYDLLEVSTGRKVAEGHKASFCLEDTTCDFGHLKRYACTSHTQGLSPGCYDTYNADIDCQWIDITDIQPGNYILKLQVNPKYLILESDFTNNVIRCNIHYTGRFVTTTNCKIAQ; translated from the exons ATGCTTCAAATCGCTGCAGTGTGTCCGGTCTTCCTCCTGTTGATCTGCACAAGGGCACAGGCTCAGGACGCCACGGAGACCCAGGggcagacccagacccagacccagacccagaaccAGAGCCCAGGCCAGGAGCAGCCGCGGTCAgcgggccagggccagggccagggccagggccagggcggCTCGGCCACCCCCTGGAGGCAGGTCATCCGGTGGGAAAACAACGGACGGCGCTTCAGTCTCCTGAACAGCGGGGCTGAGTACGTCCCGGCCGGGTCGCAGGCACAGGACACGGGCCCCAGGGTCGTCCTGGCAGACTCTCGCCAAGACGCTCGCCCCCGCACGGCCCGCCGGCCTCAGGGGGGGAACGTCCGCAGACAGGCCCCGTCCAGGGGCAGCTCGGAGACCATCCGGGGGCAGGCGCGGCATCCATTTGGCTTCGGGCAAGTGCCGGATAACTGGAGGCAGACCccgggcggggccggcggcACAGGCGGCACTCGCTTCCAGACCTCTACGAACACTCGCTTCAGACAGCCGTCGACgggctcctcctcgtcctcttcttcatccttcTCTTCGTCCTCTTACAACGGGCCGCCGTTTCAACAATACCCCTTcgcccagcagccccagcagccccagcagccccagTACCCGGGTGTGCCCTACGACCCCAGTCTGATGGACGGACCGGTGAGGAGCTACGAGCCCCCCTTCCAGCCCATGGTCCCAGGCGTTGGGTACGGCGGCGGGGGCTACGGCGGCGGGGCgtacggaggtggaggaggggggggtgtaggagggggtggaggaggggggtacaCTGGGACAtttgggggtggtgttgggggagtGGGTGGTCAGGGGAGCCCAATTGGGGGAGCGGGGAGCCCAGTGGGCCAAGGCCCCTTCACTGACTACGAAGATGGATACCGCTTCTACCAGCCTTACGGCTACGCTCCCAACCCCGCGGcccgggcgccgccgccgccgccgcagcagcagcagcctcctcagCCGCCGTTCGCAGATGGCCTGGaccgcaggtacacacacagcctctacaACGGGGAGACTGCCGCCGCGGTGCCCGAGGCACCTGTCCCGGGCGGGGTGGACCGGACGGGAACGGCCGCCCAGTCCCCGGTCAGGAGCCCTCAGTACGAACAGTTCCCCCCCTTCGGCAGACCCCAGCCGCCGTTCGTTCAGCAGGTTTCCCCGGGAAGAGTCTCTCCGAACTCGGCGATCGAGAACCCGGGTCACACGGCGGGGAGTGTTTACCGGCAGGAGCAGAGAG GATTGCCTGATCTGGTTCCTGATCCCAACTACGTCCAGGCATCCACGTACATCCAGAGAGCTCATATGTACTCCCTACGCTGCGCTGCTGAGGAGAAATGTCTGGCCAG CACCGCCTACACGCCTGAGACCACGGACTACGACGTCAGGGTTCTCCTGCGCTTCCCCCAGCGGGTGAAGAACCAGGGCACGGCCGACTTCATGCCTAACAGACCTCGCCACACCTGGGAGTGGCACAGCTGCCATCA gcactACCACAGCATGGACGAGTTCAGCCACTACGACCTGCTGGAAGTGTCCACCGGCCGCAAGGTGGCCGAAGGACACAAGGCCAGCTTCTGTTTGGAAGACACCACGTGTGACTTTGGCCACCTCAAACGCTACGCCTGCACGTCCCACACTCAG GGGCTCAGTCCAGGCTGCTATGATACATACAATGCTGACATAGACTGCCAGTGGATCGATATCACAGACATACAGCCAGGAAACTACATACTCAAG CTCCAGGTTAATCCCAAGTATCTGATACTGGAGTCAGACTTCACCAACAACGTAATCCGCTGTAACATTCATTACACGGGGCGCTTCGTAACGACAACAAACTGCAAGATAGCACAGTGA